The Pseudomonas azotoformans genome has a segment encoding these proteins:
- a CDS encoding GGDEF domain-containing protein: MTLDPPTILALTVALAAAAALYLAVEWRSVREPSLLCWSAGFATITVGSTLALLRLNGYLTIGIWFANGLLVTAHFLFLLGVARFTQTRLSLLWLLMLVVWLGMLMLPADPSWSKAMLAVQSLLVALPTLRASFLLRPHGKSLSIGAVQLRYVLLIHGAFYVAKALSVLIPGTLIDLAAFKGEIIQISLVEGAMAIMLIALSMTGSERYRREQQIARLAARDPLTALYNRRALDLRAPRLLAQVSPAQPGALLLIDIDNFKSVNDLYGHTAGDRLLIALSEMIRSVVPQGALAARLGGDEFVILLNPASTEQIVELGSSLRDQFHQLASQTFITPAPVTLSIGANLFDQPPPSLTALIEQGDTTLYETKRGGRDSIRLVDRTGASSYG, translated from the coding sequence ATGACGCTCGACCCTCCTACGATTTTGGCACTCACCGTTGCCCTGGCAGCCGCTGCCGCCCTGTACCTGGCCGTTGAATGGCGCAGCGTGCGCGAACCTTCGCTGCTGTGCTGGAGCGCCGGTTTCGCCACCATCACCGTCGGTTCCACCCTGGCCCTGCTGCGCCTTAATGGTTACCTGACGATTGGCATCTGGTTCGCCAACGGCTTGCTGGTCACCGCGCACTTCCTGTTTTTGCTGGGCGTGGCGCGGTTCACCCAAACGCGGCTGTCGCTGCTGTGGCTGCTGATGCTGGTGGTCTGGCTGGGCATGCTGATGCTGCCGGCCGACCCTTCCTGGTCCAAAGCCATGCTGGCGGTGCAGTCGCTGCTGGTGGCGTTGCCGACCCTGCGCGCCAGCTTTTTGCTGCGGCCCCACGGCAAATCCCTGAGCATCGGCGCGGTGCAGTTGCGTTATGTGCTGCTGATCCATGGCGCGTTCTATGTGGCCAAGGCGCTGTCGGTGCTGATCCCTGGCACCTTGATCGACCTTGCCGCGTTCAAGGGCGAGATCATCCAGATTTCCCTGGTGGAAGGCGCCATGGCGATCATGCTGATCGCACTGTCGATGACCGGCTCCGAACGCTACCGCCGCGAACAACAGATCGCCCGCCTCGCTGCCCGCGACCCACTGACAGCCCTGTACAACCGCCGCGCCCTCGACCTGCGCGCACCGCGCCTGCTGGCCCAGGTCTCGCCGGCGCAACCCGGCGCTTTACTGCTGATCGACATCGACAACTTCAAGTCGGTCAACGACCTCTACGGCCACACCGCCGGCGACCGTTTGCTGATCGCCTTGAGCGAGATGATTCGTAGTGTGGTGCCCCAAGGCGCGCTGGCCGCACGCCTGGGCGGGGATGAATTCGTGATCCTGCTGAACCCGGCGTCCACCGAGCAGATCGTTGAACTGGGCAGCAGCCTGCGCGACCAGTTCCATCAACTGGCCTCTCAGACTTTCATCACCCCGGCGCCGGTGACCCTGAGCATCGGCGCCAACCTGTTCGACCAGCCGCCACCAAGCCTCACAGCGTTGATCGAGCAAGGCGATACCACGCTGTATGAAACCAAGCGTGGCGGGCGCGACAGTATTCGCCTGGTCGACCGGACCGGCGCCAGTTCCTACGGCTAA
- the iolG gene encoding inositol 2-dehydrogenase, producing MLRIAVLGAGRIAKIHAANVAAHPHATLVLVADPWREGVDALSTQLGCEAAYDCAAVLTRKDIDAVVIGTPTDTHIDLLLAAVAAGKAVLCEKPIDLDIAKARNAAQAVERQGGKVMLGFNRRFDPDMLRLRQALDAGQIGAVRQVIITSRDPGLAPRDYLAHSGGILRDMTIHDFDTARHLLGEEPVEVSAIASRLVDPSLAEIDDYDSVMVLLRTASGKQCHINCCRQAVYGYDQRVEVSGANGVLLTDNHRPSTLRHWSAEHTEALEPLQHFFLERYADAYRNELTQFIDALNSGKALPTSVRDGLYALHLADCALESVKTGRSVAVSYDL from the coding sequence ATGCTGAGAATCGCCGTTCTGGGTGCGGGGCGCATCGCCAAGATCCACGCCGCCAACGTCGCCGCCCACCCCCATGCCACGCTGGTGCTGGTGGCCGACCCCTGGCGCGAAGGCGTCGATGCGCTGAGCACACAACTGGGGTGCGAAGCCGCCTACGATTGCGCCGCCGTGCTGACCCGCAAAGACATCGACGCCGTGGTGATCGGCACGCCTACCGACACGCATATCGACCTGCTCCTGGCGGCGGTGGCCGCAGGCAAGGCGGTGCTCTGCGAAAAACCCATCGACCTGGATATCGCCAAGGCCCGCAACGCCGCCCAAGCCGTGGAGCGCCAAGGCGGCAAGGTGATGCTCGGCTTCAACCGCCGCTTCGACCCCGACATGCTGCGCCTGCGCCAAGCCCTCGACGCCGGGCAGATCGGCGCGGTGCGCCAGGTCATCATCACCAGCCGCGACCCCGGCCTGGCGCCACGTGACTACCTGGCCCACTCCGGCGGCATCCTGCGCGACATGACCATCCACGACTTCGATACCGCCCGCCACCTGCTCGGCGAAGAGCCGGTGGAAGTCAGCGCCATCGCCAGCCGCCTGGTGGACCCGAGCCTGGCCGAGATCGACGATTACGACAGCGTGATGGTGCTGCTGCGCACCGCCTCCGGCAAGCAATGCCACATCAACTGCTGCCGCCAGGCGGTGTACGGCTACGACCAGCGCGTGGAAGTGTCCGGCGCCAACGGCGTGCTGCTCACCGACAACCACCGCCCGAGCACCTTGCGCCATTGGAGCGCCGAACACACCGAGGCGCTGGAGCCGTTGCAGCACTTTTTCCTGGAACGCTATGCGGATGCGTATCGCAATGAGCTGACGCAGTTCATCGATGCACTGAACAGCGGCAAGGCACTGCCCACCAGCGTGCGCGATGGGCTGTATGCGTTGCATTTGGCGGACTGTGCGTTGGAGTCGGTAAAGACCGGGCGCAGTGTGGCGGTCAGTTACGACCTTTAG